One Mycolicibacterium goodii genomic region harbors:
- a CDS encoding SDR family NAD(P)-dependent oxidoreductase: protein MQLEGYHALVTGGTAGIGLACAELLAKEGAGVTITGRNAERGADAAAGLGGHARFVQADLADLQSVKALAEECRSVDIVVNNAASFPGALTVEQDIASYERTFDTNVRGTYFLVAQLVPGMFARGRGSIVNVTSMVASKGVAGASTYSASKAAVESLTRTWAAEFGPRGVRVNSVAPGPTRTAGVEAEWGNVNEQLGKALPLGRTALPEEIAHAVLFLCSPRASFITGSTLHVDGGGAAV, encoded by the coding sequence ATGCAACTCGAGGGCTACCACGCACTGGTCACCGGAGGTACGGCAGGCATCGGCCTGGCATGCGCCGAACTGCTGGCCAAGGAGGGCGCCGGCGTGACCATCACGGGCCGCAATGCCGAGCGGGGCGCGGACGCGGCCGCCGGACTCGGCGGCCACGCGCGATTCGTCCAGGCCGATCTGGCGGATCTGCAGTCGGTGAAAGCGCTTGCCGAGGAATGCCGTTCGGTCGACATCGTCGTCAACAACGCGGCGAGCTTCCCGGGTGCGCTCACTGTCGAACAGGACATCGCGTCGTACGAGCGCACCTTCGACACCAACGTGCGCGGCACGTATTTCCTGGTGGCCCAACTGGTTCCCGGGATGTTTGCACGTGGGCGCGGCAGCATCGTCAACGTCACGTCGATGGTCGCCTCCAAGGGCGTCGCCGGGGCGTCGACCTACAGCGCGTCGAAAGCCGCCGTCGAATCCCTGACCCGAACCTGGGCCGCCGAGTTCGGGCCGCGCGGGGTCCGCGTCAACAGCGTCGCGCCCGGCCCGACCCGGACCGCGGGTGTGGAAGCCGAATGGGGCAATGTCAACGAGCAATTGGGCAAGGCGCTGCCGCTGGGCCGCACGGCGCTGCCCGAGGAGATCGCGCACGCGGTGCTGTTCCTGTGCTCACCGCGCGCAAGCTTCATCACCGGGTCGACCCTGCACGTCGACGGCGGCGGCGCGGCCGTCTGA
- a CDS encoding cupin domain-containing protein has product MSDNPTRSDAWKTAVTVVQEAHPPSISDGAHAMTIVVEFPPGDPGTPPHRHSGPAFGYVLEGEMLFELEGLPPRVVRAGEAFWEPGGDVIHYQDGNNRSDIPLRFTVTMLCAPGKPMLVLVDDDELEARKDHRVAG; this is encoded by the coding sequence ATGTCCGACAACCCCACCCGCAGCGATGCGTGGAAGACCGCGGTCACCGTGGTACAGGAGGCACATCCGCCGTCCATTTCCGACGGAGCGCACGCGATGACCATCGTCGTCGAATTCCCGCCGGGAGACCCCGGCACTCCCCCGCACCGCCACTCCGGGCCCGCGTTCGGCTACGTGCTCGAGGGTGAGATGCTGTTCGAACTCGAGGGCCTGCCGCCGCGGGTCGTGCGGGCCGGTGAGGCGTTCTGGGAACCCGGCGGCGACGTCATCCACTACCAGGACGGCAACAACCGCAGCGACATCCCGCTGCGGTTCACCGTGACGATGCTGTGCGCGCCGGGTAAGCCCATGCTCGTCCTGGTCGACGACGACGAACTCGAGGCCCGCAAGGACCACCGCGTCGCGGGCTGA
- a CDS encoding C40 family peptidase, whose product MPGVLAHALAAPLHDLRELVGTGWTATDAPVAALTRARAVLTGIAESAAVSWVRVADGWAGAAAVAAGGVSTTTVAAARALADRAGLLGDVAHEAGSAVTRAQARLDAIIENFEQRAAALEPRLGQPGVAEELLIEAQNTLREAVAVVAELRAELDRQSTVMTSAPAATPAGFSGAGAALPTAGWSGLAAGPGSGLSGARAPVFSAPETGLRELGDLPDAAAFGDGVAVRLPDGSTAMAPNAVAASAVRHALTQLGVPYHWGGTTPGVGLDCSGLTQWAYREAGLSIPRLAQEQDVGVAVAANAVRPGDLAVWDGHVAMIVGPDTMIEAGDPVQLSPIRTTNAGQGFQGFWRPTA is encoded by the coding sequence ATGCCGGGGGTATTGGCGCACGCACTGGCGGCGCCGCTGCACGACCTGCGGGAGCTGGTGGGCACAGGTTGGACCGCGACCGATGCGCCGGTGGCGGCCCTCACCCGCGCGCGGGCAGTTCTCACCGGCATCGCCGAGTCCGCCGCGGTGTCGTGGGTACGGGTCGCCGACGGATGGGCCGGCGCAGCGGCCGTCGCGGCAGGCGGGGTGTCCACGACCACCGTGGCTGCCGCCCGTGCGCTGGCCGATCGTGCCGGGCTGCTGGGTGACGTCGCCCATGAGGCGGGGTCCGCGGTGACACGCGCGCAGGCCCGGTTGGACGCCATCATCGAGAACTTCGAGCAGCGCGCCGCCGCACTCGAGCCCCGACTCGGCCAACCCGGCGTCGCCGAAGAACTTCTCATCGAGGCACAGAACACTCTACGCGAAGCCGTCGCCGTCGTTGCCGAACTACGCGCCGAACTCGATCGGCAGTCCACCGTGATGACGTCGGCGCCCGCAGCCACCCCCGCCGGCTTCTCGGGCGCCGGCGCGGCGCTGCCGACCGCCGGGTGGTCGGGCCTGGCCGCGGGCCCGGGGTCGGGGTTGTCGGGCGCACGTGCGCCGGTGTTCTCGGCCCCCGAGACCGGCCTGCGTGAACTAGGTGATCTCCCGGATGCCGCGGCGTTCGGCGACGGTGTCGCGGTGCGTCTGCCCGACGGCAGCACGGCGATGGCCCCGAACGCCGTGGCGGCCAGCGCCGTGCGGCATGCGCTGACGCAACTGGGCGTGCCGTATCACTGGGGCGGCACCACACCGGGCGTCGGACTCGACTGCAGCGGGCTCACACAGTGGGCGTATCGCGAAGCCGGTTTGAGCATCCCCCGTCTGGCCCAGGAGCAGGACGTCGGCGTCGCGGTCGCGGCAAACGCGGTGCGGCCCGGGGATCTTGCGGTGTGGGACGGCCACGTCGCGATGATCGTCGGGCCCGACACGATGATCGAGGCGGGCGATCCCGTGCAGCTGTCCCCGATCCGGACCACCAACGCCGGGCAGGGGTTCCAGGGATTCTGGCGGCCCACCGCATGA
- the satS gene encoding protein export chaperone SatS, producing MAADIVPVRLGLTKGDLYTLWAPRWRDAGDEWEAFLGKDEDLFAFETVADLVAFVRTNSDNDLTDHPAWEKLTEANAHKLDPAEDRRYDLVGVPEVVAEKPTEDSVEALRQTLAVAASIGSVCDLAAVNKFFNGNPVLATIGGGLEAFSGRSGRKRWAEIEAVILRGWDGVVDAIDEIVAIPEDIDPAAVKKAEAELEEDAPEEDEDIAVEDEAADGEAAESDAGDDDTDVAPAAAPGGVLGGDEDFWLKVGIDPVRIMTGTGTHFTLRCYLDDQPVFLGRNGRISVFPSERTLARYLADEHDHDLSDLATYDDIRTAATDGSLRVEVTDENVYVLSGIADDIADGPEAIDRDQLELAVELLRDVSDYSEDKTVDETLSVDEPLGAFIAHVLDPDDHDAPEPPYAKAVEQWESLVRFVESRLRAE from the coding sequence ATGGCTGCTGACATCGTGCCGGTCCGCCTTGGGCTGACCAAGGGTGACCTCTACACATTGTGGGCTCCGCGCTGGCGTGACGCCGGCGACGAGTGGGAGGCGTTTCTCGGCAAGGACGAGGACCTTTTCGCTTTCGAAACGGTGGCCGACCTGGTCGCATTCGTCCGCACCAACAGCGACAACGACCTCACCGACCATCCGGCGTGGGAGAAGCTGACCGAGGCCAACGCGCACAAGCTCGACCCGGCGGAGGATCGGCGGTACGACCTGGTGGGCGTGCCCGAGGTGGTCGCTGAGAAGCCGACCGAGGATTCCGTCGAGGCGCTGCGCCAGACGCTGGCGGTCGCGGCGTCGATCGGTTCGGTGTGCGACCTGGCCGCCGTCAACAAGTTCTTCAACGGCAACCCGGTGCTGGCGACCATCGGTGGTGGCCTCGAGGCGTTCAGCGGGCGCAGCGGCCGCAAGCGCTGGGCCGAGATCGAGGCCGTGATCCTGCGCGGCTGGGATGGCGTGGTCGACGCGATCGACGAGATCGTGGCGATCCCCGAGGACATCGACCCCGCCGCGGTCAAGAAGGCCGAGGCCGAACTCGAAGAGGACGCTCCCGAAGAGGACGAGGACATCGCTGTCGAAGACGAGGCCGCCGACGGTGAGGCGGCCGAGTCGGACGCCGGCGACGACGACACCGACGTCGCGCCCGCGGCCGCACCGGGCGGAGTCCTCGGCGGTGACGAGGACTTCTGGCTCAAGGTCGGCATCGATCCGGTCCGCATCATGACCGGCACGGGCACGCACTTCACGCTGCGCTGCTACCTCGACGATCAGCCGGTGTTCCTGGGCCGCAACGGGCGCATCAGCGTGTTCCCGTCGGAGCGCACCCTGGCGCGCTACCTTGCCGACGAGCACGACCACGACCTGTCGGATCTTGCGACCTACGACGACATCCGCACCGCCGCCACCGACGGTTCACTGCGCGTCGAGGTCACCGACGAGAACGTCTACGTGCTCAGTGGTATCGCCGACGACATCGCCGACGGGCCCGAGGCCATCGATCGCGATCAGCTCGAACTCGCAGTCGAGTTGCTGCGCGACGTCAGCGACTATTCCGAGGACAAGACGGTCGACGAGACGCTCAGCGTCGATGAGCCGCTCGGCGCCTTCATCGCGCACGTCCTCGACCCCGACGACCACGACGCCCCCGAGCCGCCGTACGCCAAGGCCGTCGAGCAGTGGGAATCGCTCGTACGGTTCGTGGAGTCCCGGCTGCGCGCGGAGTAG
- a CDS encoding RNA-guided endonuclease InsQ/TnpB family protein, which yields MVSASTALAQKHRVVVVETLHAAGMRSAGGARKRGLNRALADAALAEVRRMLGYKTRWYGSHLEEADRYFPSSKTCTGCGRRKPNLTLADRVFDCEHCGTRIDRDLGAAINLARLGDHQKATATPRAAGTPRTVRAIPTARRPWRTAARGRRGRRGRGRAR from the coding sequence TTGGTCTCGGCCAGCACCGCCCTGGCCCAAAAACACCGGGTGGTCGTGGTCGAAACACTCCACGCTGCCGGCATGCGTAGCGCTGGTGGGGCCCGCAAGCGTGGCCTCAACCGTGCCCTGGCTGATGCCGCCCTGGCCGAGGTGCGGCGCATGCTCGGCTACAAAACTCGTTGGTACGGTTCTCATCTGGAGGAAGCCGACCGGTATTTTCCGTCATCGAAGACCTGCACGGGCTGTGGGAGGCGAAAGCCAAACCTCACGCTGGCCGATCGAGTCTTCGACTGCGAGCACTGCGGCACGCGGATCGATCGTGATCTGGGTGCTGCGATCAACCTCGCCCGACTCGGCGATCACCAAAAGGCAACGGCTACTCCGCGCGCAGCCGGGACTCCACGAACCGTACGAGCGATTCCCACTGCTCGACGGCCTTGGCGTACGGCGGCTCGGGGGCGTCGTGGTCGTCGGGGTCGAGGACGTGCGCGATGA
- a CDS encoding type II toxin-antitoxin system VapC family toxin, with protein MRALLDTSVIIATDVGPLEGELAISAITVAEMHFGVLVAKTPEIRAERLRRLLALQRTFDALPVDNAVADSYGPVAAAIARAGRQPRARSMDLLIAATARAHSARLYTRNAADFAGLDDLVDVVAV; from the coding sequence GTGAGGGCGCTGCTCGACACCAGTGTCATCATCGCCACCGATGTCGGGCCCCTCGAAGGGGAATTGGCCATCAGCGCGATCACTGTGGCGGAGATGCACTTTGGCGTCCTCGTCGCCAAGACACCCGAGATACGGGCTGAGCGGCTACGACGCCTGCTTGCGCTGCAGCGAACGTTTGACGCTCTGCCAGTGGACAATGCGGTGGCCGACAGCTATGGCCCTGTTGCGGCAGCGATTGCGCGAGCTGGCCGTCAGCCGCGGGCGCGGTCTATGGATCTACTCATCGCCGCCACTGCGCGCGCACACTCGGCCCGGCTGTATACCCGCAACGCTGCAGACTTTGCCGGTCTGGACGATCTTGTCGACGTAGTCGCCGTATAA
- a CDS encoding type II toxin-antitoxin system Phd/YefM family antitoxin codes for MENVGLRELRQDASDLVRRVEQGEEFTITVAGRPSARLVSATPRAWRTWADVAGVFRGPADPDWDADRDTVDQELHDPWEAR; via the coding sequence ATGGAGAATGTAGGGTTACGCGAGCTCCGTCAGGACGCCTCTGACCTGGTCAGACGCGTCGAACAGGGCGAGGAGTTCACTATCACCGTTGCTGGGCGACCGAGCGCCCGACTGGTGTCTGCAACGCCGCGGGCATGGAGGACGTGGGCTGATGTTGCCGGTGTATTTCGCGGGCCCGCCGATCCGGACTGGGATGCCGACCGCGACACCGTCGACCAGGAGCTGCATGACCCCTGGGAGGCCCGGTGA
- a CDS encoding purine-cytosine permease family protein, producing MADIPGQTAPMLEQHTIGFVPASDRHGKVRDLFTLWFGTNIAPLPIVTGALGPSLFGLNLWWSLIAFVVGHVIGGALMALHSAQGPQMGIPQMIQSRGQFGTIGALIIVLIAAVMYLGFFASNIVLAGQSIHGIVGGIPVNVGIIPGAVGSAIICIIGYRLIHFLNRIGTWVLGVAIVAGFVAILISDLPADFLTRGGFNFAGWLATVSLGALWQIAFAPYVSDYSRYLPKDVGVAATFWTTYLGCVLGSFLAFAFGAVVALAAPVGMDTMDGVKTTTGALGTTMLVLFVLSVISHNALNLYGAVLSIITSVQTFRARWIPTAQARVVLSVVILIGASVVAIALSADFVSHFVNLVVALLVVLVPWTAINLIDFYIVHKGVYDLESIFRFDGGIYGRYNRAAVIAYVAGIVVQIPFMATSLYTGPVADHLGGADLSWLAGLIVTGPIYLLLVSRSTGPITLGLRTGAENSGHTGHLATQPQE from the coding sequence ATGGCTGACATTCCTGGCCAGACTGCCCCGATGCTGGAGCAGCACACGATCGGCTTCGTCCCGGCATCGGACCGGCACGGCAAGGTACGCGACCTGTTCACCCTGTGGTTCGGCACCAATATCGCGCCGCTGCCCATCGTCACCGGCGCGCTCGGGCCGAGCCTGTTCGGGCTGAACCTCTGGTGGAGCCTGATCGCGTTCGTCGTCGGGCATGTGATCGGCGGCGCGCTCATGGCCCTGCACTCGGCCCAGGGCCCGCAGATGGGCATCCCCCAGATGATTCAGAGTCGCGGCCAGTTCGGCACGATAGGCGCACTCATCATCGTGCTGATCGCCGCGGTCATGTACCTCGGCTTCTTCGCCTCGAACATCGTCCTGGCGGGCCAGTCGATCCACGGCATCGTCGGCGGTATCCCGGTGAACGTGGGCATCATCCCGGGCGCGGTGGGCTCGGCGATCATCTGCATCATCGGATACCGATTGATCCACTTCCTGAACCGGATCGGTACGTGGGTGCTGGGTGTCGCCATCGTCGCCGGATTCGTCGCCATCCTGATCTCCGATCTCCCGGCCGACTTTCTGACGCGAGGCGGATTCAACTTCGCCGGCTGGCTGGCCACCGTGTCCCTCGGCGCGCTGTGGCAGATCGCGTTTGCCCCGTACGTGTCGGACTACTCGCGCTACCTGCCGAAGGACGTCGGTGTGGCAGCGACGTTCTGGACCACCTATCTGGGCTGTGTGCTCGGATCCTTCCTGGCCTTCGCCTTCGGTGCCGTTGTCGCCCTTGCCGCCCCGGTCGGCATGGACACCATGGACGGCGTCAAGACGACCACCGGCGCGCTGGGCACCACGATGCTCGTGCTGTTCGTGCTCAGTGTCATCAGTCATAACGCGCTCAATCTCTATGGCGCGGTGCTGTCGATCATCACCAGTGTGCAGACGTTCCGTGCACGGTGGATCCCGACGGCACAGGCCCGAGTGGTCCTGTCCGTGGTGATCCTCATCGGTGCCTCGGTCGTCGCGATCGCGTTGTCGGCGGACTTCGTCTCGCACTTCGTGAATCTGGTTGTGGCCCTGCTGGTCGTGCTCGTGCCGTGGACGGCCATCAACCTCATCGACTTCTACATAGTGCACAAGGGTGTATACGACCTCGAATCGATCTTCCGGTTCGACGGCGGCATCTACGGCCGATACAACCGTGCGGCCGTCATCGCCTACGTGGCCGGAATCGTTGTCCAGATTCCTTTCATGGCAACGTCGTTGTACACCGGTCCGGTGGCCGACCACCTGGGCGGTGCCGATCTGTCCTGGCTCGCCGGCTTGATCGTCACCGGGCCGATCTATCTGCTGCTGGTGAGCCGCTCCACCGGACCGATCACCCTGGGCTTGCGCACCGGTGCCGAAAACTCCGGCCACACAGGCCATCTCGCGACACAACCGCAAGAATGA
- a CDS encoding flavin-containing monooxygenase, whose protein sequence is MSSQETEVLVVGAGQAGIAMSEHLGLHGVPHLVVERDRIAERWRTWRWDSLVANGPAWHDRFPGQEFNIDPDSFAGKEQVADYLVSYAEKIDAPIRTGVEVRSVRKNHGRAGFHVETSEGTIEARYIVAATGAFQKPVIPPVVPDSAGIHQIHSSAYHNPRQLPDGSVLVIGAGSSGVQIADELQQSGRRVYLAVGPHDRPPRSYRGRDFCWWLGVLGKWDMAAPPRGAEHVTIAVSGAHGGHTVDFRSLAASGITLLGMAGPYEDGVMRFAPDLRTNIENGDANYLSMLDEADAYVARNGLDLPEEPQARVLGPDPECMINPILELDFAAAGITTIIWAVGFAFDYSWLQVDTFDENGRPIHQRGVSAEPGVYFLGLPWQSRRGSSFIWGVWHDAKYLADQIAIQRTYLAYKGAELTKAVAK, encoded by the coding sequence ATGTCGAGCCAAGAGACCGAGGTTCTCGTGGTCGGCGCGGGGCAGGCCGGTATCGCGATGAGCGAGCACCTCGGTCTGCACGGTGTGCCGCACCTTGTCGTCGAGCGCGACCGGATCGCCGAGCGCTGGCGCACCTGGCGGTGGGATTCCCTGGTGGCCAACGGACCCGCCTGGCACGACCGCTTCCCGGGCCAGGAGTTCAACATCGATCCCGACTCCTTCGCAGGCAAGGAGCAGGTCGCGGACTATCTCGTCTCCTACGCGGAGAAGATCGACGCGCCGATTCGTACCGGTGTCGAGGTGAGATCGGTACGGAAGAACCACGGCCGCGCGGGATTCCACGTCGAGACATCCGAGGGAACCATCGAGGCCCGCTACATCGTGGCGGCCACCGGCGCGTTCCAGAAGCCGGTCATTCCACCGGTCGTCCCCGACAGCGCCGGCATCCACCAGATTCACTCCAGTGCCTATCACAACCCACGGCAACTGCCGGACGGCTCCGTGCTGGTGATCGGAGCCGGGTCGTCCGGCGTCCAGATCGCCGACGAGCTCCAACAGTCGGGGCGCCGGGTGTACCTCGCCGTGGGGCCCCACGATCGGCCGCCCCGCAGCTATCGGGGTCGTGACTTCTGTTGGTGGCTGGGCGTTCTCGGCAAGTGGGATATGGCCGCCCCACCGCGCGGCGCCGAGCATGTGACCATCGCGGTGAGCGGAGCCCACGGCGGACACACGGTCGACTTCCGGTCGCTGGCCGCCAGTGGGATCACACTGCTCGGCATGGCGGGCCCGTACGAGGACGGCGTCATGCGTTTCGCACCCGATCTGCGCACAAACATCGAGAACGGCGACGCGAACTACCTTTCCATGCTTGACGAGGCCGACGCCTATGTCGCCCGCAACGGGCTCGACCTGCCCGAGGAGCCGCAGGCTCGGGTTCTGGGCCCCGACCCCGAGTGCATGATCAATCCGATCCTCGAGCTCGACTTCGCCGCCGCAGGCATCACCACGATCATCTGGGCCGTCGGGTTCGCGTTCGACTACAGCTGGTTGCAGGTCGACACGTTCGACGAGAACGGCCGACCGATACATCAGCGCGGGGTCTCGGCCGAACCCGGCGTGTACTTCCTCGGTCTACCGTGGCAGTCCCGGCGCGGGTCGAGCTTCATCTGGGGCGTGTGGCACGACGCCAAATACCTTGCCGACCAGATCGCGATCCAACGCACCTACCTCGCCTACAAGGGCGCCGAACTGACGAAGGCAGTGGCCAAATGA
- a CDS encoding RidA family protein produces MSTHTRIRPFNTKDTYPEQNLDNDLCQAVVARGVVYLRGQIGQDLDTRESVGIGDVAAQTEKAMSNIAMLLDEAGSSLRDIVKVTVYLTDIRYRETVYRIMGRWLQGVFPVSTGLVVEALARPEWLVEIDATAVISEADR; encoded by the coding sequence ATGAGCACCCACACACGGATCCGGCCCTTCAACACCAAGGACACCTATCCCGAGCAGAACCTCGACAACGACCTGTGCCAGGCTGTCGTCGCGCGCGGCGTGGTGTACCTACGCGGCCAGATCGGCCAGGATCTCGACACCCGCGAGTCGGTGGGCATCGGCGATGTCGCAGCCCAGACCGAGAAGGCCATGAGCAACATCGCGATGCTGCTCGACGAGGCCGGTAGCTCCCTGCGTGACATCGTGAAGGTGACCGTGTACCTCACCGACATCCGGTACCGCGAAACCGTGTACCGGATCATGGGCCGCTGGCTGCAGGGCGTCTTCCCGGTCTCCACCGGCCTGGTCGTCGAGGCACTCGCCCGCCCGGAATGGCTCGTGGAGATCGATGCCACCGCCGTCATCAGTGAGGCAGACCGATGA
- a CDS encoding DUF1028 domain-containing protein produces the protein MTFSLVARDAATGAFGIVICSSSPAVASRCAHARAGVGVVASQNVTNPALGPLVLDSLAAGSDADAALKAALDQERFPDHRQLTVVDARGTTAVHSGPNSLGVHTHVEGDQAVAAGNLLADESVISQLLTGFATSAAEVFEERLLDGLRAALAAGGEAGPVHSAGMLVVDDVPWPVTDLRVDHSDDPIGDLAALWRLWQPQKNDYRVRGIDPTQAPSYGVPGDQ, from the coding sequence ATGACCTTCTCCCTGGTCGCGCGCGACGCCGCAACGGGTGCGTTCGGCATCGTGATCTGCTCGTCGAGTCCCGCGGTCGCATCGCGGTGCGCGCACGCGCGAGCCGGTGTCGGGGTCGTCGCCTCGCAGAACGTCACCAACCCGGCCCTCGGACCGCTCGTCCTGGACTCGCTCGCCGCGGGCTCCGATGCCGACGCGGCGCTCAAGGCCGCGCTGGACCAAGAGCGATTCCCGGATCACCGGCAGTTGACCGTCGTCGACGCCCGCGGCACCACCGCGGTGCATTCCGGGCCCAACAGCCTCGGCGTGCACACCCACGTCGAAGGCGATCAAGCGGTCGCTGCCGGTAATCTCCTCGCCGACGAATCGGTGATCTCGCAGTTGCTGACCGGCTTTGCGACCAGCGCGGCCGAGGTTTTCGAGGAGCGGCTGCTCGACGGCCTGCGGGCCGCGCTGGCCGCAGGTGGTGAAGCGGGCCCCGTGCACTCCGCCGGAATGCTTGTGGTGGACGATGTTCCGTGGCCCGTCACCGATCTGCGGGTCGACCACTCCGACGATCCGATCGGCGATCTCGCCGCGCTGTGGCGGCTGTGGCAGCCCCAGAAGAACGATTACCGCGTCCGTGGCATCGACCCGACGCAGGCCCCCTCCTATGGAGTCCCGGGTGACCAGTAG
- a CDS encoding M20 family metallopeptidase translates to MESRVTSSDAVLAAGVGTAHPKLIELSRDLYDHPETAWEEVRSARRVAGALADGGFDVTEGYCGLDTAFAARTGSGDLHIALCAEYDALPGLGHACGHNLISAITVGAALALAPVADDLGLALTVIGTPAEEGGGGKIELLERGGFSGQHAAAMVHPGPVDVARARPFAVSHSHIEYHGKSAHAAAYPERGVNAADAFTIAQVAIGLLRQQLPASVRVHGMVTRGGEAPNAIAERTEGRWYVRAETLRQLAEIEPRVMRCFEAGALASGAELTVTPESKPYAEFRTDEELLACYERRATAIGRHFASGPDTMMARASTDMGNVSQILPAIHPYIGIDSLPAVNHQPEFAAATITSAADTAIAQGALALAGTVVDACTQNHIRRRLLNRE, encoded by the coding sequence ATGGAGTCCCGGGTGACCAGTAGCGATGCCGTCCTCGCCGCGGGCGTCGGAACGGCCCATCCGAAGCTCATCGAGTTGTCGCGCGATCTCTATGACCACCCCGAAACGGCGTGGGAAGAAGTCCGTTCCGCGCGGCGGGTCGCCGGAGCGCTGGCCGACGGTGGATTCGACGTCACCGAAGGCTACTGCGGCCTCGACACCGCATTCGCTGCCCGAACGGGCAGCGGTGATCTGCACATCGCACTGTGCGCCGAGTACGACGCGTTGCCCGGCCTCGGCCATGCGTGCGGCCACAACCTGATCTCCGCCATCACGGTCGGGGCTGCGCTGGCTCTCGCACCCGTCGCCGATGATCTCGGGCTGGCGCTGACGGTGATCGGCACCCCCGCCGAAGAGGGCGGAGGCGGCAAGATCGAACTGCTCGAACGTGGCGGCTTCAGCGGGCAGCACGCGGCCGCGATGGTCCACCCGGGGCCGGTCGACGTGGCCCGTGCACGGCCGTTCGCGGTCTCGCACAGCCATATCGAATACCACGGCAAGTCCGCACACGCGGCGGCCTATCCGGAACGCGGTGTGAACGCAGCCGACGCGTTCACCATTGCTCAGGTCGCGATCGGGCTGCTACGTCAGCAGCTGCCGGCGTCGGTGCGGGTGCACGGCATGGTGACCCGTGGGGGTGAAGCTCCCAATGCCATCGCCGAACGCACGGAAGGCCGTTGGTATGTGCGCGCCGAGACGCTGCGTCAACTGGCCGAGATCGAACCGAGGGTGATGCGCTGCTTCGAAGCCGGAGCGTTGGCTTCGGGCGCGGAGCTCACCGTGACACCGGAGTCCAAGCCGTACGCGGAGTTCCGTACCGACGAGGAGTTGCTCGCGTGTTATGAGCGGCGCGCGACGGCAATCGGCAGACACTTCGCGTCGGGCCCCGACACCATGATGGCGCGCGCATCCACCGACATGGGCAACGTCTCGCAGATCCTGCCCGCGATCCATCCCTACATCGGCATCGACTCGCTGCCTGCGGTCAACCACCAGCCCGAATTCGCCGCGGCCACCATCACTTCGGCCGCCGATACCGCCATCGCGCAGGGTGCGCTGGCACTGGCGGGCACGGTCGTCGACGCCTGCACCCAGAACCATATTCGCCGGCGACTGCTGAACAGAGAGTGA